A single genomic interval of Orcinus orca chromosome 19, mOrcOrc1.1, whole genome shotgun sequence harbors:
- the LOC125962043 gene encoding translation initiation factor IF-2-like: protein MTGQRAPRPLPLPRPPPRRPRPRLPAPGQESAAGRPDLPKGPEAGGARVPGPWGRTPSRRPPQVQSIDTVQRGEGAPSFSRARRPGSSGPRPSLASDPAPGRGAARAPALRREAAGAGKRGRWAGESGGAGCRGPGAEPRWREPVSGAVAEPWRGRRGRERDAAFHSGNAGTP, encoded by the coding sequence ATGACGGGCCAGCGAGCCCCGagacccctccccctgccccggccCCCACCCCGCCGCCCGCGCCCGCGGTTGCCTGCGCCCGGACAGGAAAGCGCGGCGGGCCGACCCGACTTGCCGAAAGGGCCTGAGGCGGGGGGCGCCCGGGTCCCAGGGCCCTGGGGAAGGACCCCCAGCCGCAGGCCGCCCCAAGTGCAAAGCATTGACACGGtccagagaggagagggggcGCCCTCCTTCTCCCGCGCCCGGCGGCCCGGCAGCTCTGGCCCGCGCCCCAGCTTGGCCTCCGACCCCGCTCCCGGCCGTGGCGCCGCCCGGGCCCCTGCACTCCGGAGGGAGGCTGCGGGTGCTGGAAAGAGAGGCCGGTGGGCGGGCGAGTCGGGAGGCGCTGGCTGCCGAGGTCCCGGAGCGGAACCCAGGTGGCGGGAGCCGGTGAGTGGAGCCGTGGCAGAGCCCTGGAGGGGCCGGCGTGGGCGGGAGCGGGACGCGGCCTTTCACTCGGGAAACGCGGGGACCCCTTAG